The window CCTTAATATCTGTGATATCTCCAATTGCAAAGATATTCTTGTGACCCTTGATTCTCAAGTTCTCATCAACTTTCAATCTCCCAAAACTATCCATGCCATCCTTCAAGATGGTTTCTTTTAGCCACGCTGAACCCACTGGTTTTCCAGTGCACAGAAAATGGCAATCTGCTTTAATTGTTTCACGAGATGAAGTTATGTAAGCGTTGCTTCCATCTGAACTCCTAACCAACTCAACAGATTGCTGCAATTTCACTTCTACGTTTTTGTTTTTCAACCAGCCTAAAGTCTTGTCAGAAGCTTTGGGTCCAATAAACTCTAGCAACCTAGGTCCATCATGCACCAAAACAACCTTCTTTTCTGGAAAATCAACAGCAATTTCTGCAGCAAGTTCAACTCCAGTAGGACCACCTCCGACAACCAAAATGGAACGAGAAGctttaatcttttcattttctgCCACCAAGAGAAAATGCAATTTAAAACATGACATCAAGGATGTGATACTCTGTCGGATGGAAGATTTTCAAggaaattttaatttaaatttaactgtagttttttttttggtcaaaaaaaaggACCTGGTCCCACTTCAGACCCCAACTCTTATTTGGGTTGTTGGATTATTTCCCATTTTTGTTACAAGGGTCGAACTCTAGTGGATGCCCTAACTAGAGACTACACCATCAGGTTGGCTACCTTAGAGGGACTAAATTTAGCTGTAGTTATTGGACCAAAAACATCATGTTTGCTCTACAACCATCACAGATTTCTGATATCTCTCTGCTGCCATGGAGCAGGATCTAGCTTTTATCACCAGTGACTGGATGACTATGATTAAGCAAAAATAATATCCTAGTGAAAAATTAGGCCAACATCTAATTTAGTTGTGGATTCTAATTCTGTGCTTGAGTCATTATAAATCCAGAAAACAACAGATCAGAAAATCCTTACAACTCCAAGCATGCGTTTGCCCTGCAAAACTTTTTGTCAAGGTAAAATGAAACATAGCACGTTCACTCCTAGTTCACACACAAATGTCATCAATAGATAGTACAATTTGCTTGTCTGTACCTATACCATTTCTATGGACAGTATAATTTGCTTGTCTGTAGCTATACCATTTCTATAGAAGTTTAATCTGCGTGTCTGTTGTTCACTTGTAAATTTCAGCAATAGATAGTATAATTTGCTGGTCTGTAGCTATAGATAGTATGACTCACTTCTCTGCAGATAGTATAGATAGGAGCTATACCAATGCAATAATACCTGCTTGATACTCGGTAAGTCTCTCATTTCTAATCTTGGGAAGGGGATCATCATGGCCAGTAGCAATGACCAGGTAATCGTAAGCAACAAGGCGACCCTCTGCAGTTAAGACATCAGAATTGGTAATATTGATGGCTTTGGAAACCACAAGACGGCCATTAGTCAGGTAATCTTTATGGTTGATCACTGATCTCTCTGCAAATGAAGGCTCCACCATTCCTCTTAAGCTTGCCCATGGGATCTCAAAGTACTCTTTCCTGTTTATAATATCACAGAAGAGCAAGTTATATTGCAACTATTTTATCCTGAACAAGTAAGCGAAGCAGAATTTATCTCAAGCCACCAAATATTAACTGTGCAAGATGAAGAATAAAGGCAAAACAGACAAAAGTAGATATCAATAATGACTACTAAAGAAACTCATCATACGAGTGCCAATTGAAGTGTCTAAATTCCGGTAATGATCAGCAGAGGAAAAAAATCAGAATGAGAGCTTACTGATCAATGAGGGTGAGATCTGCAGTGAACTGAAGAGACTTAGCAATGAGGGAGCCAGCTACTCCACCTCCTATCACCACCACCCTCCCCCCTCCTCTTCCAATTCCCATGTCCCCTGCCTTCTCCATCCAACTCTTCCTCCAACAGTATCCCTCTTCCTTTTCTGTACTAATATCACAAAAACAACATGATGTTTATCTAGTAAACAAGATTTGCAATGAATGACAGAGAGAAGAAATTGGGCCCAGAAAGAGCTGATAAACGAGAAGAAACATTTATGTGGCAAGGAAAGTGGTTGGTGTTTACTTGGTCGACtttaagaaattttttagaTAAGACTTTTGATCGAGATTTCTTTTAATAAAACTACAAATTGTGCCTTGAGAAATACTACTAAAGAAAGACATGTACCAACATGTTTGTCAACTAGTGAGAAGGATTCTAGGAATGTTCATCAGCTGGCGTCCCTTGAATCATGGGATTGAAGAACTTGCCCATTAAGCTCTATTTTTTTGCTGCTTCTGTAGTTGACTTTTGCTTCTCGGGTTTAAACAAGTACTAGTTGATACTACTATACATTAATTTTTGTTCAAGTTGGCCATGACCGTGTCAAAAGAACTTCATGTGAAAATACTAGGTCAACCATCTTACTTGACTTGATAAGAACATTGATTGAAAATCAAAGGCATCGAATTTGAGTTTTCctagagttaaaaaaaaaaaaaagaaaagaaaagtcgtCGGGTTAATGCTTACATCATTTTGCTAAGCAGTGATTTTGAATCTGCTAGTGAGAAATATTGGAAGTTAGAATGGAAAACcaatgcaaaaataaaaaaggtgaTGTTTAAGTTGTTTGCAATTAAATCATGGAAAATGtcatttgtattttattttttgtaatttgCACTTTCactatttgttttatcatataatctgataaatgaaaattatacGATTAAAATGATAGAAGGAGTGTGATTAAATTATACGAGAAAGGTTTTGAGGTTGTACAGATTgttgccttcttttttttttttttttgcccttttggcTTTCCCTTGGTAAAGTTCCCATAAGTTGTATtaataagttaaaaaaaaatttctattaaGTTTTGGGCGGGCCCTTTGTTAACCTCTTTTGAAGCCTTAGTAGATGTCTTAACGGGGAGCGTTAAGGGAATTGGGTGGATCCCTTAAGCTGTGTTCTGTTTGCGCATGAGCCCATTTCTCATTCTCCAAAATgcatcccgcccattttgccaattTGTGTTGGATAGGCATTATTTGCAAATAATTATGAGAAATGTTATTTGTACTCTCATTTTATTATTCACACATCCACTATCATTTTGATCatatagtttttatttattagactATATGATAGAACAAATGGAGGAAGTGCAAGTAACGAAAAATAGAATATAAATAACATTTTCCATAATTATTTGCTTGCATcacaaacatattttttaatcagtTTTTTTCTGTCATATATATCagacatatttttcaatcaactCGTTTTATCTTTTCAGCTacctttttttatttcatatatatcacatcatagaattattacagtaattattccaaataatagtAAAGTTAGTAACTGCAACATTAACTGCTAGGCAACTTTGAAATTCCTTATTTAACTCCCAGGTCTTGCTCTTTCTCCTTTCTAAAGTTTACAGTCTCCATCAGAACAACACAAAATAAATATGTTTGTGAAATTGCCACTTACACAATACCATGTCAAAGTGAAGGAGATTAATCGACAATTTGCAAGCCCATTAAGCCCATTAATCGACAACCTGACCAGCCTTGTTGGACAAAGCAAAGTTAGAAGTGGGCTTGCTTGTAAGCTAGCTTTGGTGTTAGTGTTGCCCAGAAGTCTATCCAGATCTATAACTTTTGGACTTAAACCATTTAAATATTGGGCTTTGGATTGTTGGGTTTTTGGCTTAGTTAGGCATATATTGTGTTTGAATAGAAaactatttaaaaaattacttgaaataatactgtagtactttttataatgtgatatgtgagataaaacgatagttgaaaatagaaaaattatgtttgaaaaatatattcatgatataagcaaaaattttttaaaaataagatgatatccaaacaaacccctgTGGTTGTTTGGCTAAGAATTTATTTGTCTTTTAATCCATCTTAATTTATTTGTCCATGCATGaggaagaaaaaacaaaagaagtgtCATTAATACATAGATTCAACATTTGGGCAATTACAAGGAAAAGCTAAAGGGAAATGTGAAAGAAAAAAACCCTTTATCACATTAA is drawn from Coffea arabica cultivar ET-39 chromosome 1c, Coffea Arabica ET-39 HiFi, whole genome shotgun sequence and contains these coding sequences:
- the LOC113726077 gene encoding uncharacterized protein, producing the protein MEKAGDMGIGRGGGRVVVIGGGVAGSLIAKSLQFTADLTLIDQKEYFEIPWASLRGMVEPSFAERSVINHKDYLTNGRLVVSKAINITNSDVLTAEGRLVAYDYLVIATGHDDPLPKIRNERLTEYQAENEKIKASRSILVVGGGPTGVELAAEIAVDFPEKKVVLVHDGPRLLEFIGPKASDKTLGWLKNKNVEVKLQQSVELVRSSDGSNAYITSSRETIKADCHFLCTGKPVGSAWLKETILKDGMDSFGRLKVDENLRIKGHKNIFAIGDITDIKEIKQGYLAQKHALIAAKNIKILMDEQKESKMAVYKPRSIKVIVSLGRHDAVAQFSFTTLIGLVPGLIKSKDLFVGKTRKAMDLDPHIVHY